One Endozoicomonas gorgoniicola DNA window includes the following coding sequences:
- the dnaJ gene encoding molecular chaperone DnaJ, producing the protein MAKRDYYEVLGVAEGASDKEIKKAYRRMAMKYHPDRNPDDKNAEEHFKEVNEAFEILSDDQKRAAYDQYGHAGVDPNMGGGQGGFGGGAGGFGDIFGDVFGDIFGAGGGHSRSSVQRGADLRYQLDLSLEEAVKGTTKKIRIPTLNECGSCNGTGAKKGTSATSCNTCGGMGQVRMQQGFFAVQQTCPDCRGSGKMIKDPCRECHGEGRVQEYKTLSVKVPAGVDTGDRIRLSGEGEAGANGGPSGDLYVQVSVADHPIFQRDGKNLYCEVPITFVDAALGGELEVPTLDGRVKLKIPKETQTGKLFRLRDKGVTPVRGGSRGDLMCRVVVETPVKLTERQRELMQELKDTFAAEGEERQSPKKTSFFEGVKKFFDDMAS; encoded by the coding sequence ATGGCAAAACGTGATTATTACGAAGTTCTCGGCGTGGCAGAGGGTGCTTCGGACAAGGAAATCAAGAAGGCCTACCGCCGGATGGCCATGAAGTATCACCCTGATCGTAATCCTGATGACAAGAATGCTGAAGAGCATTTCAAGGAAGTCAACGAAGCGTTTGAGATTCTGTCTGACGACCAGAAACGGGCTGCTTATGACCAGTATGGTCATGCTGGGGTTGACCCTAACATGGGTGGCGGACAAGGCGGCTTTGGCGGCGGTGCCGGTGGCTTTGGTGATATCTTTGGCGATGTGTTTGGCGACATCTTCGGTGCAGGTGGTGGTCATTCCCGCAGCAGTGTCCAGCGTGGTGCCGACCTGCGTTATCAGCTGGATCTGAGCCTTGAAGAAGCGGTTAAAGGGACGACCAAGAAGATTCGTATCCCAACCCTGAACGAGTGTGGCAGCTGTAATGGTACGGGTGCCAAAAAAGGCACTTCAGCAACGTCCTGTAACACCTGTGGTGGTATGGGGCAGGTGCGTATGCAGCAGGGCTTCTTTGCGGTTCAGCAGACTTGTCCGGACTGCCGTGGTTCCGGCAAGATGATTAAAGACCCTTGTCGTGAATGTCACGGTGAAGGTCGTGTGCAGGAATACAAGACGCTGTCTGTTAAGGTGCCTGCGGGTGTTGATACTGGCGACCGTATTCGTTTATCTGGTGAAGGCGAAGCGGGTGCTAACGGTGGTCCTTCCGGCGACCTGTATGTGCAGGTGAGCGTTGCGGATCACCCGATCTTTCAGCGTGATGGCAAAAATCTGTATTGCGAAGTGCCGATTACCTTTGTCGATGCTGCGCTGGGTGGTGAGCTGGAAGTGCCAACCCTCGATGGTCGGGTTAAGCTGAAGATTCCAAAGGAAACTCAGACCGGCAAGCTGTTCCGCCTGCGTGACAAAGGTGTAACGCCGGTTCGTGGTGGCAGTCGTGGCGACCTGATGTGTCGTGTAGTTGTTGAGACGCCGGTGAAGCTGACAGAGCGCCAGAGAGAGTTGATGCAGGAATTGAAAGATACCTTTGCAGCTGAAGGTGAAGAACGCCAGTCTCCAAAGAAAACCTCTTTTTTTGAAGGGGTGAAGAAATTCTTTGACGATATGGCTTCCTGA
- the dapB gene encoding 4-hydroxy-tetrahydrodipicolinate reductase: MSKTRIAVVGAAGRMGRMFVEAIAADERVELGAAIERPGSSLLGVDAGELAGVGALGVKLSPQLSDVVDQFDTVIDFTSPAFTLSNVELCREHDKSIVIGTTGLSDEQKARLQEAARDIPIVFASNMSVGVNLVFKLLETAARIMDEDADIEIIEAHHRNKVDAPSGTALTMGEIVAGAVGRDLKQCAIYGREGVTGVRERETIGFSTIRAGDVIGDHTVLFASEGERVEITHKASNRVIYARGALRAVRWLAGKPAGLYNMQDVLGLK; encoded by the coding sequence ATGTCAAAAACAAGAATTGCTGTCGTTGGTGCCGCAGGTCGAATGGGGCGAATGTTTGTCGAGGCGATTGCTGCTGATGAACGGGTAGAGCTGGGTGCTGCCATAGAGCGCCCCGGTAGCAGTCTGCTTGGTGTTGATGCGGGAGAACTGGCTGGAGTAGGAGCCTTAGGCGTAAAGTTGTCGCCGCAGCTGTCTGACGTTGTTGACCAGTTTGATACTGTGATTGATTTTACCTCGCCTGCTTTTACCCTGAGCAATGTTGAACTGTGTCGTGAGCATGACAAGAGCATTGTGATTGGCACAACGGGTTTGAGTGATGAGCAGAAAGCCCGGTTGCAGGAAGCGGCCAGAGATATCCCCATCGTCTTTGCTTCTAATATGAGTGTCGGTGTGAACCTTGTATTTAAACTGCTGGAAACTGCCGCCCGTATCATGGATGAAGATGCGGATATTGAAATCATTGAAGCCCATCACCGCAACAAGGTGGACGCACCTTCCGGAACTGCCCTGACGATGGGTGAAATTGTGGCGGGTGCCGTGGGTCGGGATCTGAAACAGTGTGCCATTTATGGCCGTGAAGGTGTTACCGGTGTTCGGGAGCGTGAAACCATTGGTTTCTCAACCATCCGTGCCGGAGATGTGATTGGTGACCACACGGTGTTGTTTGCCTCAGAGGGTGAGCGGGTTGAAATCACCCATAAAGCCAGTAATCGTGTGATCTACGCCCGTGGTGCATTAAGAGCCGTGCGTTGGTTGGCAGGTAAACCGGCAGGCCTTTACAATATGCAGGACGTTTTGGGGCTAAAATGA
- the carA gene encoding glutamine-hydrolyzing carbamoyl-phosphate synthase small subunit: MTKSAVLALEDGSLFWGIAIGADGETSGEVVFNTAMTGYQEILTDPSYSRQIVTLTYPHIGNTGITPLDNESSSVHAAGLVIRDLPLIASNWRHQISLDDYLRRENVVAIAEIDTRRLTRILREKGAQNGCIMTGENRDSIDVEAALAKARAFPGLKGMDLAKEVTTGQPYEWTEGVWELETDSHQAVARQPFHVVAYDFGVKQNILRMLAQRGCRLTVVPAKTPASEVLAMNPDGVFLSNGPGDPEPCAYAIEAITEILETRIPVFGICLGHQLLALASGAQTEKMKFGHHGANHPVQDLDKGTVMITSQNHGFAVSEEGMPENVRATHKSLFDGSLQGIELTDRPAFSFQGHPEASPGPHDVACLFDRFIDELAKHTA; the protein is encoded by the coding sequence TTGACTAAGTCTGCCGTTCTGGCCCTCGAAGACGGAAGTCTTTTCTGGGGCATTGCCATCGGAGCTGATGGCGAAACCAGTGGTGAGGTTGTTTTCAATACAGCCATGACAGGCTATCAGGAGATTCTCACTGATCCTTCCTATTCCCGTCAAATCGTCACCCTGACTTATCCCCATATTGGTAATACCGGCATCACCCCTCTTGATAATGAATCTTCCAGTGTTCATGCTGCCGGACTGGTTATTCGTGACCTTCCTCTTATTGCCAGCAACTGGCGCCACCAGATCTCCCTTGATGACTACCTCCGCCGTGAAAATGTTGTCGCTATCGCTGAAATCGACACCCGTCGCCTGACCCGGATTCTGCGTGAGAAAGGTGCCCAGAATGGCTGCATCATGACCGGTGAAAACCGTGACAGTATTGATGTAGAAGCGGCTCTGGCGAAAGCCCGTGCTTTCCCGGGTCTGAAAGGTATGGATCTGGCGAAGGAAGTCACGACCGGGCAGCCTTATGAATGGACTGAAGGTGTCTGGGAGCTGGAAACTGACAGCCATCAGGCGGTTGCCAGACAGCCATTCCACGTAGTGGCTTATGATTTCGGTGTGAAGCAGAACATTCTGCGTATGCTGGCGCAGCGCGGTTGCCGTCTGACGGTGGTTCCGGCTAAAACACCAGCCAGCGAAGTACTGGCGATGAACCCTGACGGTGTTTTCCTGTCCAATGGTCCGGGCGATCCCGAGCCGTGCGCTTACGCGATTGAGGCGATTACAGAGATTCTGGAAACCCGTATTCCGGTATTTGGTATCTGTCTGGGTCATCAGCTGTTGGCTCTGGCCAGTGGCGCACAGACTGAAAAAATGAAATTTGGTCATCACGGTGCTAACCATCCGGTTCAGGATCTGGACAAGGGCACAGTAATGATCACCAGCCAGAACCACGGTTTCGCAGTGTCTGAAGAAGGCATGCCGGAGAACGTTCGTGCGACGCACAAGTCTCTGTTTGATGGCAGTCTGCAGGGTATTGAGCTGACAGACCGCCCGGCGTTCAGCTTCCAGGGACACCCTGAAGCCAGCCCCGGACCGCACGATGTAGCCTGCCTGTTTGACCGCTTTATTGATGAGCTGGCTAAGCATACGGCCTGA
- the carB gene encoding carbamoyl-phosphate synthase large subunit: MPKRTDIESILILGAGPIIIGQACEFDYSGAQACKALKEEGYRVILVNSNPATIMTDPVMADATYIEPIRWETVEKIIAKERPDAVLPTMGGQTALNCALDLFHKGILDKYDVQMIGASRDAIDKAEDREMFDKAMKNIGLETPRAGIAHTMDEAWGVQEEVGFPCIIRPSFTMGGSGGGIAYNRDEFEEICKRGLDLSPTNELLIDESLIGWKEYEMEVVRDRNDNCIIVCSIENFDPMGVHTGDSITVAPAQTLTDKEYQIMRNASIAVLREIGVETGGSNVQFGICPDTGRMVVIEMNPRVSRSSALASKATGFPIAKVAAKLAVGYTLDELQNEITGGVVPASFEPAIDYVVTKIPRFAFEKFPQADDRLTTQMKSVGEVMAIGRTFQESMQKALRGLETGANGFDPIIDVTAEGALDRIKSELVTPKADRPYYVADAFRAGMTVEAVFDQCMIDPWFLVQIEDLVREEEKLQGTSLKDISADQMFRLKRKGFSDARLAELLNIAEDEVRSHRRVLDIKPVFKRVDTCAAEFASTTAYMYSTYEEECEADPSSRDKIMVIGGGPNRIGQGIEFDYCCVHAAMAAREDGYETIMVNCNPETVSTDYDTSDRLYFEPITLEDVLAIIDVEKPKGVIVQYGGQTPLKLARALERAGVPIIGTSPEAIDRAEDRERFQEMIQKLKLVQPQNATVRSVEEAVTKAEEIGYPLVVRPSYVLGGRAMEIVAGEDELRRYMSSAVKVSNDSPVLLDFFLNRAVEVDVDAVCDGKHVVIGAIMQHIEQAGIHSGDSGCSLPPYSLSPRVQNRIREQVRDMAIELGVIGLMNVQLAIQDDEIYVIEVNPRASRTVPFVSKCIGHSLAKVAARVMMGKTLEELNFTREIIPPYFCVKEAIFPFNKFPRVDPILGPEMKSTGEVMGVGQSFPEAYYKAQLAENMSLPKGGKVIISVRDLDKPAVPALARLLMDTGFELVATSGTARVIEEAGLPVTYTRKVMEGRPNLVDSIVNGDIAFVVNTTEGRQAIADSYKIRRSSLTNKVLYTTTMAGAEAIARAIAFGSEKTVRRLQDLHEGKTG, translated from the coding sequence ATGCCGAAACGTACTGATATTGAAAGCATCCTTATTCTGGGAGCCGGCCCCATCATCATTGGTCAGGCTTGCGAATTTGACTATTCCGGCGCCCAGGCCTGTAAAGCGCTGAAAGAAGAAGGTTACCGTGTCATTCTGGTGAACTCTAACCCGGCGACCATTATGACCGACCCGGTGATGGCTGATGCGACTTACATCGAGCCAATTCGCTGGGAAACCGTTGAGAAAATTATTGCCAAGGAGCGTCCGGACGCCGTTCTGCCGACCATGGGTGGCCAGACCGCTCTGAACTGTGCGCTGGATCTGTTCCACAAAGGTATTCTGGACAAGTATGACGTTCAGATGATCGGTGCCAGCCGTGACGCCATCGACAAGGCTGAAGACCGTGAGATGTTTGACAAGGCGATGAAGAACATCGGCCTGGAAACACCTCGTGCCGGTATTGCTCACACTATGGATGAAGCCTGGGGCGTACAGGAAGAAGTGGGCTTTCCCTGTATCATCCGTCCGTCTTTCACCATGGGTGGCAGCGGGGGTGGTATCGCCTACAACCGTGACGAGTTTGAAGAAATCTGTAAGCGTGGCCTGGACCTGTCTCCGACCAACGAGCTGCTGATCGACGAATCCCTGATCGGCTGGAAAGAATACGAAATGGAAGTGGTGCGTGATCGCAATGATAACTGCATCATCGTCTGCTCCATTGAAAACTTCGACCCGATGGGTGTACACACAGGCGACTCCATTACCGTTGCGCCAGCCCAGACGCTGACTGATAAGGAATATCAGATCATGCGTAACGCCTCCATTGCGGTACTGCGTGAGATCGGTGTTGAGACCGGCGGTTCTAACGTACAGTTTGGTATCTGTCCGGATACTGGCCGTATGGTCGTGATCGAAATGAACCCGCGTGTATCCCGTTCTTCCGCCCTGGCTTCCAAGGCGACCGGTTTCCCGATTGCGAAAGTAGCAGCCAAGCTGGCGGTGGGTTACACACTGGATGAGCTGCAGAACGAAATCACAGGTGGTGTGGTGCCGGCTTCCTTCGAGCCTGCCATTGACTACGTTGTGACCAAAATTCCTCGCTTCGCTTTCGAGAAATTCCCACAGGCTGACGACCGTCTGACGACTCAGATGAAGTCAGTGGGTGAGGTAATGGCTATTGGTCGTACATTTCAGGAGTCCATGCAGAAAGCCCTGCGTGGTCTGGAAACTGGCGCTAACGGCTTTGATCCGATTATTGATGTGACCGCTGAAGGTGCGCTGGATCGCATTAAATCCGAGCTGGTGACGCCGAAGGCTGATCGTCCTTATTACGTGGCGGATGCGTTCCGTGCCGGTATGACCGTTGAAGCGGTGTTTGACCAGTGCATGATTGACCCGTGGTTCCTGGTTCAGATTGAAGACCTGGTGCGTGAAGAAGAGAAGCTGCAGGGTACTTCCCTGAAGGATATCTCTGCGGATCAGATGTTCCGCCTGAAGCGCAAAGGTTTCAGTGATGCCCGCCTGGCAGAGCTGTTGAACATTGCTGAAGACGAAGTGCGCAGCCATCGTCGTGTGCTGGATATCAAGCCGGTATTCAAGCGTGTCGATACCTGTGCGGCAGAGTTTGCTTCCACGACAGCGTACATGTACTCCACGTACGAAGAAGAGTGTGAAGCCGATCCGTCTTCCCGCGACAAGATCATGGTGATCGGTGGTGGCCCTAACCGTATCGGTCAGGGCATCGAGTTTGACTACTGCTGTGTGCATGCCGCCATGGCAGCTCGTGAAGACGGTTATGAGACCATTATGGTCAACTGTAACCCGGAAACTGTTTCTACCGACTACGACACGTCTGACCGTCTGTACTTCGAGCCCATCACTCTGGAAGACGTACTGGCGATTATTGATGTTGAAAAGCCAAAAGGTGTTATCGTTCAGTACGGTGGCCAGACGCCGCTGAAACTGGCGCGTGCGCTGGAGCGTGCAGGCGTGCCAATCATTGGTACCAGTCCTGAAGCGATCGACCGTGCGGAAGACCGTGAGCGTTTCCAGGAAATGATTCAGAAGCTGAAACTGGTTCAGCCTCAGAACGCTACCGTTCGCAGTGTTGAAGAAGCGGTCACGAAAGCTGAAGAGATCGGCTACCCGCTGGTCGTGCGCCCATCCTATGTTCTGGGTGGCCGTGCCATGGAGATCGTGGCCGGTGAAGACGAGCTGCGTCGCTATATGTCTTCTGCGGTAAAAGTATCCAACGACAGTCCGGTACTGCTGGACTTCTTCCTGAACCGTGCGGTGGAAGTAGACGTGGACGCGGTATGCGATGGCAAGCATGTGGTGATTGGTGCCATCATGCAGCACATTGAGCAGGCGGGTATTCACTCTGGTGATTCCGGTTGTTCCCTGCCACCCTACTCCCTGAGTCCACGTGTCCAGAACAGGATTCGTGAGCAGGTTCGGGATATGGCGATCGAACTGGGCGTTATCGGTCTGATGAACGTACAGCTGGCGATCCAGGATGACGAGATTTATGTGATCGAAGTCAACCCTCGTGCCTCCCGCACGGTGCCGTTTGTGTCCAAGTGTATTGGTCACTCACTGGCGAAAGTGGCAGCACGCGTTATGATGGGTAAGACTTTGGAAGAGCTGAACTTCACCAGGGAGATTATCCCTCCGTATTTCTGTGTGAAAGAGGCGATTTTCCCATTCAACAAATTCCCTCGTGTTGACCCGATTCTCGGCCCTGAGATGAAGTCCACTGGTGAAGTAATGGGTGTTGGTCAGTCCTTCCCGGAAGCTTATTATAAGGCTCAGCTGGCTGAGAATATGTCTCTGCCAAAAGGTGGCAAGGTGATCATCAGTGTCCGTGACCTGGATAAACCAGCGGTTCCGGCACTGGCGCGCCTGCTGATGGATACCGGCTTTGAGTTGGTCGCTACCAGTGGTACTGCCCGTGTGATTGAGGAAGCCGGTTTGCCGGTCACCTACACCCGCAAGGTCATGGAAGGTCGTCCAAACCTGGTGGACAGTATCGTGAATGGTGATATAGCCTTTGTAGTGAATACTACAGAGGGTCGTCAGGCGATAGCGGATTCGTATAAAATCCGTCGTTCTTCTCTGACCAACAAGGTTCTGTACACCACCACTATGGCGGGCGCAGAAGCTATTGCCCGGGCCATTGCTTTTGGTTCGGAAAAAACAGTCAGACGACTTCAGGATCTGCACGAAGGTAAGACTGGATGA
- the greA gene encoding transcription elongation factor GreA, producing MNRYPMTVEGEKALREELAQLKGVERPRVSQAIAEARELGDLKENAEYHAAREQQGLMEARINDIEAKLSNAVVIDVSTLTQNGKVVFGVTVALVNLDDDSEVEYKIVGDDEADIKASRISINSPIARALVGKEEGDVVVVSTPSGSIEYEIDEVKYI from the coding sequence ATGAATCGATACCCAATGACGGTAGAGGGCGAAAAAGCCCTCCGCGAAGAACTGGCACAACTGAAAGGTGTTGAGCGGCCTCGTGTTTCTCAGGCCATTGCGGAAGCAAGAGAGCTGGGTGACCTGAAAGAGAACGCTGAGTACCACGCTGCCCGGGAGCAGCAGGGGCTGATGGAAGCTCGCATCAATGATATTGAAGCCAAGCTGTCGAATGCGGTGGTCATTGATGTCAGCACGTTGACGCAGAATGGCAAGGTTGTATTTGGTGTCACGGTTGCTCTGGTGAATCTTGATGACGACAGTGAAGTGGAATACAAAATTGTTGGTGATGATGAAGCGGATATCAAAGCCAGCCGTATCTCCATCAACTCGCCCATCGCCCGCGCCCTGGTGGGTAAGGAAGAAGGCGATGTTGTAGTGGTGAGTACACCGTCAGGCTCTATCGAGTATGAGATTGATGAGGTGAAGTACATCTGA
- a CDS encoding class I SAM-dependent methyltransferase: MNPESRQSVIQPAPFSEARYAEAFNFLVKVSREYEPMKRALVRVINKHCPGPYSLLDIGAGRGIFFHDVLSELYRQPCRYGAYEPNANHFQELQTRAEALGEQQELRQQSFTPESELKPVWDVVLMSHCLYWMQPMGKYVRAAMAGLKPDGVLVIFLQPAAGFYLIQNDFSELMSIREDGLNTHSSTLELMPELSELNIEAVEELLPGYLDFSGIWNDDEALLEMGCFILGGELRGLPESIQKSMLHHIRANTLQLDQFKLFNQPTSMVLVYK, translated from the coding sequence GTGAATCCTGAATCCAGGCAGTCAGTCATTCAGCCAGCACCTTTCTCTGAGGCGCGTTACGCTGAAGCATTCAATTTTCTTGTGAAGGTGTCCCGTGAATACGAGCCAATGAAAAGGGCATTGGTTCGTGTTATTAACAAGCATTGCCCCGGCCCATACTCTCTTCTTGATATAGGGGCTGGTCGCGGCATTTTTTTTCATGACGTATTATCTGAGCTTTACAGGCAGCCTTGCCGTTATGGAGCTTATGAGCCCAATGCGAACCATTTTCAAGAGCTTCAGACAAGAGCCGAAGCGTTGGGAGAGCAACAGGAATTACGACAACAGTCTTTTACTCCGGAGTCAGAACTGAAGCCTGTGTGGGATGTGGTGCTTATGTCGCATTGCCTTTATTGGATGCAGCCTATGGGGAAGTATGTTCGGGCAGCAATGGCAGGACTGAAACCGGATGGTGTACTGGTGATTTTTCTTCAGCCGGCTGCGGGTTTTTATCTGATTCAGAATGATTTTAGTGAACTGATGTCCATCCGGGAGGATGGTTTAAATACCCATTCGAGTACTTTGGAACTTATGCCTGAACTCAGTGAACTGAATATCGAAGCTGTTGAAGAGTTGCTGCCGGGTTATCTGGATTTTTCTGGTATATGGAATGACGATGAAGCCTTGCTTGAGATGGGGTGTTTTATTTTAGGGGGAGAGCTTCGGGGCTTGCCTGAAAGCATTCAGAAAAGCATGTTGCATCACATACGGGCAAACACTCTGCAGTTAGATCAATTCAAACTCTTTAACCAGCCAACGAGCATGGTGCTTGTGTATAAGTAA
- a CDS encoding MGH1-like glycoside hydrolase domain-containing protein, which produces MSLLLKKKQPERLCIFLVVLAFLPLTVFGEELYRVEETFSYFPSDPEYGKRFNARQSESEEVNYKRFKEHIPKIHLSTKKDWEKLNNLTWKAFFNNIRLSSKEPKMAAFVSNRLSTQLSDHEFFWHQAFISLGFGRYVHRAFNTLGGLDCFYNQQHEDGFIPREISPNGSEVHFFPGCSVWLLTNLPPELAIGSNITDFGLKKSNWDVYKGAGNEIAYEKFRKSILKRKSRIIKRFGQENNSNPPLAAHAEWRHYLASRDRSRLEAVYDVLKGHTEWLEENRKIKSGEEVDGLFWQGGMGSGMDNLPITFEFIDIDNRGLFKGDIWSVSILSHSYNPLDPEVTVKNLAMFDASAQMKLHYDAMANISDILDKETQKELYHKKAEVLKEKINACLWDENKGFYFNAYEKCNYRSSDFVLSAYWGLYAEIASTEQARDMLTYLKNDRYFNTPMPFPAVATSSSWFQKEGDYWRGGVWPPLVYITLKGLMNYAGSVKGAWTVAVNASEKYLAGLAETMFESSGSSTDDEYEVCWSIPEDGSIDFCGKAGDEKRIYEYNSPMTGGRGQRKDSTGNEWLAKDNFVGWGGLGPIGVMQEVAVGLDIHENEIVWHLHRTDEHGIKNLYIGTQSLSFMVTERIPGQLSRENIIIEGMLPEDSPIQSIRVIPKEEPSNEIRISLKQQGE; this is translated from the coding sequence ATGTCCCTGCTGCTTAAAAAAAAACAGCCAGAACGATTGTGCATTTTTTTGGTTGTATTGGCCTTTCTGCCATTAACGGTTTTTGGGGAAGAACTCTACAGGGTTGAAGAAACGTTTTCATACTTTCCTTCGGATCCTGAATATGGGAAAAGGTTCAACGCAAGGCAGTCAGAGTCAGAAGAAGTCAATTATAAGCGTTTTAAGGAACATATTCCCAAAATCCATTTGTCGACAAAAAAGGATTGGGAAAAACTAAACAATCTCACCTGGAAAGCCTTTTTTAATAATATTCGGTTGTCGTCTAAAGAACCGAAAATGGCTGCCTTTGTGTCGAACAGGTTGAGTACTCAGCTTTCTGATCACGAATTTTTCTGGCATCAGGCGTTTATCAGCCTCGGTTTCGGACGTTATGTCCATAGAGCATTTAATACACTGGGGGGGTTAGACTGCTTTTACAATCAGCAACATGAAGATGGTTTTATACCCAGGGAAATTTCGCCGAATGGTAGTGAAGTGCATTTCTTTCCGGGATGCTCCGTCTGGCTGTTAACCAATCTGCCTCCGGAGCTGGCAATAGGCAGCAACATAACAGACTTCGGTTTGAAAAAAAGTAACTGGGATGTTTACAAAGGGGCAGGCAATGAAATTGCTTATGAAAAATTCAGGAAATCCATCCTTAAAAGAAAGTCCAGAATCATAAAGCGTTTTGGACAAGAAAATAACAGTAATCCCCCTTTGGCTGCCCACGCCGAATGGCGACATTATCTTGCAAGCCGTGACCGCAGCAGACTGGAGGCTGTTTACGACGTGCTTAAGGGGCATACTGAGTGGCTGGAAGAGAATCGAAAAATTAAAAGTGGGGAGGAGGTTGACGGATTGTTCTGGCAGGGGGGGATGGGGTCAGGTATGGATAACTTGCCCATTACGTTTGAATTTATCGACATAGACAACCGTGGTTTATTTAAGGGTGATATCTGGTCTGTGTCTATTCTGTCTCATTCCTATAACCCCCTGGATCCGGAAGTTACAGTGAAGAATCTTGCTATGTTTGATGCCTCAGCCCAGATGAAGCTGCATTATGATGCGATGGCAAACATATCGGACATTCTGGATAAAGAAACACAAAAAGAACTGTATCACAAAAAAGCTGAGGTGCTGAAAGAGAAAATAAATGCATGCCTTTGGGATGAAAACAAGGGTTTTTACTTTAACGCTTATGAAAAATGTAATTACAGATCTTCTGATTTTGTTTTGTCTGCCTACTGGGGGCTGTATGCAGAAATTGCCAGCACTGAACAAGCCCGGGATATGTTGACCTATCTGAAGAATGATCGTTATTTCAACACCCCGATGCCTTTTCCGGCAGTCGCTACATCAAGCAGCTGGTTTCAGAAAGAGGGTGATTACTGGCGGGGTGGCGTCTGGCCGCCGCTTGTTTATATAACGCTGAAGGGGCTGATGAACTACGCAGGGTCTGTGAAAGGGGCGTGGACTGTAGCCGTCAATGCCAGTGAAAAATATCTCGCAGGTCTTGCCGAAACCATGTTTGAGTCGTCAGGGAGTAGCACAGATGATGAATATGAAGTCTGTTGGTCAATCCCTGAAGATGGCTCAATCGACTTTTGTGGAAAGGCGGGAGATGAAAAAAGAATTTATGAATACAACAGCCCGATGACCGGGGGGCGGGGACAGCGAAAAGATTCGACAGGCAATGAATGGTTAGCCAAAGACAATTTTGTGGGTTGGGGAGGGTTAGGGCCTATAGGTGTGATGCAGGAAGTGGCTGTGGGTCTGGATATTCATGAAAATGAGATTGTCTGGCACCTGCATCGCACTGATGAGCATGGCATCAAAAATCTATATATTGGCACTCAGTCGTTAAGTTTTATGGTGACAGAGAGAATCCCCGGACAGTTGAGCCGGGAGAACATCATTATAGAAGGCATGTTGCCGGAAGACTCTCCCATTCAAAGTATTCGTGTTATTCCCAAAGAAGAACCTTCTAATGAAATAAGGATTTCCCTGAAGCAGCAGGGAGAGTAA